A single window of Bradyrhizobium daqingense DNA harbors:
- a CDS encoding rhodanese-like domain-containing protein yields MAISVKQMLEAANAAVPKITSDQAAEMIKNGNTLVVDVRDAPEVAASGKIAGAVNVSRGMLEFRADPESPYHDKAFDKSKTVILYCASGGRSALAGKLLKDMGYENVYNVGGFKDWSGAVEK; encoded by the coding sequence ATGGCAATAAGCGTCAAGCAAATGCTGGAAGCTGCGAACGCGGCAGTCCCCAAGATCACCTCGGACCAGGCGGCCGAGATGATCAAGAACGGCAACACGCTGGTCGTTGACGTTCGCGATGCGCCGGAAGTCGCCGCCAGCGGCAAGATCGCGGGCGCAGTGAACGTCTCGCGCGGCATGCTGGAGTTCCGCGCCGATCCGGAATCGCCCTATCACGACAAGGCGTTCGACAAGAGCAAGACCGTCATTCTCTATTGCGCGTCCGGCGGCAGATCGGCGCTGGCAGGCAAGCTCCTGAAGGATATGGGCTACGAGAACGTCTACAATGTCGGCGGCTTCAAGGATTGGTCGGGCGCGGTCGAGAAGTAG
- a CDS encoding TetR/AcrR family transcriptional regulator yields MAVHTSSAADASAPTTRDRILTEALDLFAQSGYGGASMRELARRVGIRESSLYNHFSGKAAILEAIVAEHGPASSASRLEEPRYRQLARQPAAFCRQFALDLVEQWSDPREHQFQKVITAERNRVPGIRAKFADHFYAREQSMMTDYFRGFALAGLISTPDPRETARLFAAGLIYIRLEHYVMGAAPSPRPKVIEAIDRYLAFFLSLIGAGNVDNKKRKPKGENRGKAASD; encoded by the coding sequence ATGGCTGTTCACACCTCCAGCGCGGCGGACGCGTCTGCGCCCACCACGCGTGACCGCATCCTCACCGAGGCGCTCGATCTGTTCGCGCAGAGCGGCTATGGCGGCGCCTCGATGCGCGAGCTCGCGCGCCGCGTCGGCATCCGCGAGAGCAGCCTCTACAATCACTTTTCCGGCAAGGCTGCGATTCTCGAAGCGATCGTGGCGGAGCACGGCCCGGCCAGCTCGGCGAGCCGGCTGGAGGAGCCGCGCTACAGGCAGCTCGCGCGCCAGCCCGCCGCGTTCTGCCGTCAGTTCGCGCTGGATCTCGTCGAGCAATGGTCCGATCCGCGCGAGCACCAGTTCCAGAAGGTCATCACCGCCGAGCGCAACCGCGTGCCCGGCATCCGCGCCAAATTCGCCGATCATTTCTATGCGCGCGAGCAGAGCATGATGACGGATTATTTTCGCGGCTTCGCGCTCGCCGGCCTGATCTCGACGCCCGATCCGCGCGAGACCGCGCGGCTGTTCGCGGCCGGCCTCATCTACATCCGCCTCGAGCATTACGTGATGGGCGCGGCGCCCTCGCCGCGGCCGAAGGTGATCGAGGCGATCGACCGCTATCTCGCCTTCTTCCTGTCGCTGATCGGGGCAGGTAACGTCGACAACAAGAAACGAAAGCCCAAGGGAGAGAACCGTGGCAAGGCTGCCTCTGATTGA
- a CDS encoding HutD/Ves family protein — MKTTLLQPEHYTRSPWKNGGGIFTDIADVHRAGSAVKDWDSLLWRFASTPIVAPGPFSYMPGIDRLQMVVGGRGLVLKSPTEEFDEREPFTTVRFPGEMEIVTALEGGPVEVVNLMARRGAAEIALEALREPGERQLAVGTHLVYAARGDCRIRLGSEEFAIPSEGTLKAELTEPSKLALVAGMAVLASIRIVG, encoded by the coding sequence ATGAAAACCACACTGCTCCAACCCGAACACTACACCCGCTCGCCCTGGAAGAACGGCGGCGGCATCTTCACCGACATCGCCGATGTCCATCGTGCAGGTAGCGCAGTGAAGGATTGGGACAGCCTACTCTGGCGCTTTGCTTCTACGCCGATCGTGGCGCCCGGTCCGTTCTCCTACATGCCCGGCATCGACCGCTTGCAGATGGTCGTCGGCGGGCGCGGGCTGGTGTTGAAATCGCCGACGGAGGAATTCGACGAACGTGAACCTTTTACGACGGTGCGCTTCCCCGGCGAGATGGAGATCGTCACGGCACTCGAGGGCGGTCCGGTCGAGGTCGTGAATCTGATGGCCCGGCGTGGAGCGGCGGAGATCGCGCTCGAAGCGCTCCGGGAGCCCGGCGAGCGGCAGCTTGCCGTAGGCACGCATCTCGTCTATGCCGCGCGCGGCGATTGCCGCATCCGTCTCGGCAGCGAGGAGTTTGCGATTCCTAGCGAGGGCACGCTGAAGGCCGAACTGACCGAGCCGTCGAAGCTTGCGCTCGTTGCGGGCATGGCCGTGCTGGCCTCGATCCGCATCGTCGGCTAA
- a CDS encoding TetR/AcrR family transcriptional regulator, producing MEGLREQKRRETLRRIADTGLRLFLRNGYEATTLDAIAEAAGISRRTFFYYFKSKEDIILAWQGGFAEMIRRAILEQSTMQTPLDAVKNALIKLTASYENAEARKQMMAIDRFIRANETLQARKATKYAQQEQAVFDALCAMWPQPKRRPALRIVAMMSAGAFRLAIDNWSQDEGKRPFAAYLRDCFANIKAET from the coding sequence CGCATCGCGGACACCGGGCTGAGGCTGTTCCTTCGCAATGGCTATGAGGCGACGACGCTCGACGCCATCGCCGAGGCAGCGGGAATTTCGCGCCGGACCTTCTTCTATTATTTCAAGTCGAAGGAAGACATCATCCTGGCGTGGCAAGGCGGTTTTGCGGAAATGATCCGCCGCGCCATTCTGGAGCAATCGACCATGCAGACGCCGCTCGACGCCGTGAAGAACGCTCTGATAAAGCTCACGGCGTCCTACGAGAACGCCGAGGCCCGCAAGCAGATGATGGCGATCGACCGCTTCATCCGCGCCAATGAGACGCTGCAGGCCCGCAAGGCCACGAAATATGCGCAGCAGGAGCAGGCAGTGTTCGATGCGCTCTGTGCGATGTGGCCGCAGCCGAAGCGGCGCCCGGCCCTGCGCATCGTCGCGATGATGTCCGCCGGAGCCTTTCGCCTTGCGATCGACAATTGGAGCCAGGACGAGGGAAAGCGGCCGTTTGCCGCCTATCTGCGCGACTGCTTCGCCAACATCAAAGCGGAAACTTGA
- a CDS encoding carboxymuconolactone decarboxylase family protein, which produces MARLPLIDPETTSGDIRASFDRMPVKLNIFRMMAHAEANMIPAMRLGNSILHKQKLSSVNRELLILQAAQLEGGAYEWRQHVPIALGVGCTQEQIDAVERADYDAPALSEAERVLLKFGREVVENVRVPEATFTAARKHFSDQEIVESIVALGFYMMMARLTEATETDLDPAAGMKVYDGGKKQGA; this is translated from the coding sequence GTGGCAAGGCTGCCTCTGATTGATCCGGAGACGACGAGCGGCGACATCCGCGCCTCGTTCGACCGCATGCCGGTCAAGCTCAACATCTTCCGCATGATGGCCCATGCCGAGGCCAACATGATCCCGGCGATGCGGCTCGGCAATTCGATCCTGCACAAGCAGAAGCTCTCTTCGGTCAACCGCGAGCTCCTGATCCTGCAGGCGGCGCAGCTGGAGGGCGGCGCCTATGAATGGCGCCAGCACGTGCCGATCGCGCTCGGCGTCGGCTGCACGCAAGAGCAGATCGATGCCGTCGAGCGCGCGGATTACGATGCCCCAGCACTCAGTGAGGCCGAACGCGTGCTACTGAAGTTCGGCCGCGAAGTGGTCGAGAACGTCCGCGTCCCCGAGGCAACGTTCACTGCTGCGCGAAAACATTTCAGCGACCAGGAGATCGTGGAGTCCATCGTCGCGCTCGGCTTCTACATGATGATGGCGCGTCTCACCGAGGCGACCGAGACCGATCTCGATCCCGCCGCCGGCATGAAGGTCTATGACGGCGGCAAGAAGCAGGGTGCTTGA
- a CDS encoding class I SAM-dependent methyltransferase, whose translation MSDTDKVFAGSIPKLYDEHLVPMIFAIYADDIARRIAPLSPSVLLEIAAGTGAVTRAVAAALPPGIRYVATDLNEPMLAIAAKRQADDDRITWRQADALALPFGDAEFDVVCCQFGAMFFPDRAKGYSEAKRVLKGGGTFLFNVWDRIEENVFAHDVTTALAKLFPDDPPRFMARTPHGYFDQAIIRADLKRAGFGDVAIEPLAATSRAPTPEFVALAYCQGTPLRAEIEARSSSDLQAATDAVADALRARHGPGPVEAKIQALVITARL comes from the coding sequence ATGTCCGACACTGACAAGGTTTTCGCCGGCTCGATCCCAAAGCTCTACGACGAGCATCTCGTCCCGATGATCTTCGCCATCTACGCCGACGACATCGCAAGACGCATCGCTCCGCTCTCTCCCTCCGTCCTGCTCGAGATCGCGGCAGGCACCGGCGCGGTGACGCGCGCCGTGGCGGCGGCGCTGCCGCCCGGCATCCGCTATGTCGCGACCGACCTCAACGAGCCGATGCTCGCGATCGCAGCAAAGCGTCAGGCGGACGATGATCGCATCACCTGGCGCCAGGCGGACGCCTTGGCGCTTCCTTTCGGCGATGCCGAGTTCGACGTGGTCTGCTGCCAATTCGGCGCCATGTTCTTTCCGGACCGCGCCAAGGGCTATTCGGAAGCGAAGCGCGTGTTGAAGGGCGGCGGTACGTTCCTGTTCAATGTGTGGGACCGCATCGAGGAGAATGTGTTCGCCCACGATGTCACGACGGCCCTCGCCAAGCTGTTTCCGGATGATCCGCCCCGCTTCATGGCGCGGACACCGCACGGCTATTTCGACCAGGCGATCATCCGGGCCGATCTCAAACGCGCGGGCTTTGGCGACGTCGCGATCGAACCACTGGCAGCGACCAGCCGTGCGCCGACGCCCGAGTTCGTGGCGCTCGCCTATTGCCAGGGCACGCCACTGCGCGCCGAGATCGAGGCGAGGAGCAGCAGTGATCTTCAGGCCGCAACCGATGCGGTCGCTGATGCGCTCCGCGCGCGCCATGGACCTGGACCGGTCGAAGCCAAGATCCAGGCCCTGGTGATCACGGCGCGGCTATAA
- a CDS encoding adenylate/guanylate cyclase domain-containing protein: protein MNTQSENSASATPADGVIDWLTNGTRDERFIDNIFAQMCIRLQQAGIPLKRSTLHVMIHHPQWLGARMMWSDGKREAEITLADYNVRERSEYIGSAANEIHDGADEVREKLEQDSSLGRKHALYDDMRSLGMTDYVAWPMFHTLGKRHLVTFATDRPGGFNDADIAGLKKLLPVLALVSEIRIKNRLARTLLETYVGSHAGELILAGATRRGTGTTVRAAIMICDLRDFTKISDNWPRDDVIDLLNDYFDAMSEPIARHGGEILKFIGDGLLAIFPLSQPNACANLLHAVTEARQAMAALNERNNGTGRAPLNYGIGVHVGDVMYGNIGSSSRLDFTVIGPAVNMASRLEALTKTIGKKVLLSRAFAELVEKEFALEHVGQHEVRGFSEPIELFAYPG from the coding sequence ATGAACACGCAATCAGAGAATTCCGCCTCCGCTACGCCTGCCGACGGCGTGATCGACTGGCTGACCAACGGCACGCGCGACGAGCGCTTCATCGACAACATCTTCGCGCAAATGTGCATCCGCCTGCAGCAGGCGGGCATCCCGCTCAAGCGGTCGACGCTTCACGTGATGATCCATCATCCGCAATGGCTGGGCGCGCGCATGATGTGGTCCGACGGCAAGCGCGAGGCGGAGATCACGCTCGCCGACTATAACGTTCGCGAGCGGTCCGAATATATCGGCAGCGCCGCCAACGAGATCCATGACGGCGCCGACGAGGTGCGCGAGAAGCTCGAACAGGATTCCTCGCTCGGCCGCAAGCACGCCCTCTATGACGACATGCGGTCGCTGGGCATGACCGATTATGTGGCCTGGCCGATGTTCCACACGCTCGGCAAACGCCATCTCGTCACGTTCGCAACCGACCGGCCCGGAGGCTTCAACGACGCGGACATCGCGGGCCTGAAGAAACTGCTGCCGGTGCTGGCGCTGGTCAGCGAGATCCGCATCAAGAATCGCCTGGCGCGAACGCTGCTGGAGACCTATGTCGGTTCCCATGCCGGCGAGCTGATCCTTGCGGGCGCCACAAGGCGCGGCACCGGCACCACCGTGCGCGCCGCGATCATGATCTGCGACTTGAGGGATTTCACCAAGATCTCCGACAATTGGCCGCGCGACGACGTCATCGATCTGCTCAACGATTATTTCGACGCGATGTCGGAGCCGATTGCGCGGCACGGCGGCGAGATCCTCAAATTCATCGGTGACGGCCTGCTCGCGATCTTTCCGCTGAGCCAGCCCAATGCCTGCGCCAATTTGCTCCATGCCGTGACCGAGGCCCGCCAGGCCATGGCCGCGCTGAACGAGCGCAACAACGGGACCGGCCGTGCGCCGCTCAATTACGGCATCGGCGTCCATGTCGGCGACGTCATGTACGGCAATATCGGATCGTCGAGCCGGCTCGACTTCACCGTGATCGGCCCCGCCGTCAACATGGCCTCCCGCCTCGAGGCGCTGACCAAGACGATCGGCAAGAAGGTGCTGCTGTCGCGCGCTTTCGCCGAGCTGGTGGAGAAGGAGTTCGCGCTGGAGCATGTCGGCCAGCACGAGGTGCGCGGCTTCAGCGAGCCGATCGAGCTGTTTGCTTATCCGGGCTGA
- a CDS encoding VOC family protein: MSRIFGAVRQNGYVVRDIHAAMKHWIEIMGVGPWYYMDRVKTDWFRHRGQDSAVEMSIALANSGDLQIELIQQRNDAPSLYREFLDAGHEGLQHMSYWSHDYQALYDKALGLGYRIGHEGQIGGDKGRFAYFDTEAHPGTVIEISDISGTKGPFFEKVRQAAMNWDGTRPIREVGGAK, from the coding sequence ATGAGCCGCATCTTCGGCGCGGTACGCCAGAACGGATATGTGGTGCGGGACATCCACGCCGCGATGAAGCATTGGATCGAAATCATGGGCGTCGGTCCCTGGTATTACATGGATCGGGTCAAGACCGACTGGTTTCGCCATCGGGGCCAGGACTCGGCGGTGGAGATGAGCATCGCGCTGGCCAATTCCGGCGACCTCCAGATCGAGCTGATCCAGCAGCGCAACGATGCGCCCTCGCTGTACAGGGAATTCCTCGACGCCGGGCACGAGGGCCTGCAGCACATGTCCTATTGGAGCCATGACTACCAGGCGCTCTACGACAAGGCGCTCGGGCTCGGCTACAGGATCGGCCATGAAGGCCAGATCGGCGGCGACAAGGGTCGCTTCGCCTATTTCGACACCGAGGCCCATCCAGGCACGGTGATCGAGATCTCCGACATCAGCGGGACCAAGGGACCGTTCTTCGAGAAGGTCCGGCAGGCCGCGATGAACTGGGATGGCACGCGGCCGATCCGCGAGGTCGGCGGCGCGAAATAA
- a CDS encoding adenylate/guanylate cyclase domain-containing protein, producing MPKFLRIGVHQSNVSGYTSKAWCVRRTGSTIFLKWGAVEVQGTGAARKVYWSRLPQEKTIRCRTAQRAQDYAKAAIARRRSHRYEPLTGAIVLRRRPAARSPEPKQALATILIVDIVGSTAKAAKLGDARWTKVMGHYYAAVRKELKTCGGKEVVTTGDGVLATFKKPAAAISCAAAIQKAVRTLGLEIRVGLHAGEYTISGGEMVGLAFHICTRVAAKARAGDVLVSSAVKDLMTAQSAVSLRDHGMHRLKGVPERWKLYRVMG from the coding sequence ATGCCGAAATTCCTTCGCATCGGTGTCCATCAGTCGAACGTCTCCGGGTACACGTCGAAGGCCTGGTGCGTCAGGCGCACGGGTTCGACGATCTTCCTGAAATGGGGCGCCGTGGAGGTCCAGGGCACCGGTGCCGCGCGCAAGGTCTATTGGTCGCGTCTGCCGCAGGAGAAGACGATCCGCTGCCGCACGGCGCAGCGCGCGCAGGACTATGCCAAGGCCGCGATCGCGCGGCGCCGCAGCCATCGCTACGAGCCGCTGACGGGAGCCATCGTGCTGCGCCGCCGCCCCGCCGCGCGCAGCCCCGAGCCGAAGCAGGCGCTCGCCACCATCCTGATCGTCGACATCGTCGGCTCCACCGCGAAGGCGGCGAAGCTCGGCGATGCGCGCTGGACCAAGGTGATGGGCCATTACTACGCCGCCGTCCGCAAGGAGCTGAAGACATGCGGCGGTAAGGAGGTCGTGACCACCGGCGACGGCGTGCTCGCGACCTTCAAAAAGCCCGCCGCCGCCATCTCCTGCGCGGCCGCGATCCAGAAAGCCGTGCGCACGCTCGGCCTCGAGATCCGCGTCGGCCTGCACGCCGGCGAATATACCATCAGCGGCGGCGAGATGGTCGGTCTCGCCTTCCACATCTGCACCCGCGTCGCCGCCAAGGCGCGTGCCGGCGATGTGCTGGTGTCGAGCGCGGTGAAGGACCTGATGACGGCGCAGTCCGCGGTCAGCCTTAGGGATCACGGCATGCACCGGCTGAAGGGCGTGCCGGAACGGTGGAAGCTGTACCGGGTGATGGGCTGA
- a CDS encoding MBL fold metallo-hydrolase, producing MRVDLVSEIASLAFDKSWLFANVTDEVIAENRSWLDHRYIEPETGRFILSHHSYLVRTPRWTAIVDTCCGNHKKRPRVPAWNELDQPYLDNMRALGVAPEDVNFVMCTHLHVDHVGWNTRLVDGRWVPTFPKARYLMGRAEYRHFEAAHNAAPKSPVNHGSFEDSVLPVVAAGLAELVETDHRLFSDRDAALRFAPAPGHTAGNMQIHLNGGDDHAVMSGDVIHHPIQCAAPWLSNAADVDPAAALATRLALLEELADTPSYLLTGHFPAPTAGRVVRHGEAYRFRFED from the coding sequence ATGCGGGTCGATCTCGTCAGCGAGATCGCTTCGCTTGCCTTCGACAAGAGCTGGCTGTTCGCCAACGTCACCGACGAGGTGATTGCGGAGAACAGGAGCTGGCTCGATCATCGCTATATCGAGCCGGAGACAGGCCGCTTCATCCTCAGCCACCACTCCTATCTCGTGCGTACGCCGCGCTGGACCGCGATCGTCGACACCTGCTGCGGCAATCACAAGAAGCGGCCGCGCGTGCCGGCGTGGAACGAGCTCGACCAGCCTTATCTCGACAACATGCGGGCGCTCGGCGTCGCCCCTGAAGACGTCAACTTCGTGATGTGCACGCATCTGCATGTCGATCACGTCGGCTGGAACACGCGGCTCGTCGATGGCCGCTGGGTGCCGACCTTCCCCAAGGCGCGCTATCTGATGGGCCGCGCCGAATATCGGCATTTCGAGGCCGCGCACAACGCCGCGCCGAAGAGCCCGGTGAACCACGGCTCGTTCGAGGATTCCGTGCTGCCGGTGGTTGCGGCCGGCCTTGCCGAACTGGTCGAGACCGATCATCGCCTGTTTAGTGATCGCGACGCAGCCTTGCGCTTTGCGCCGGCGCCGGGCCACACCGCCGGCAACATGCAGATCCACCTCAACGGCGGCGACGATCATGCGGTGATGTCGGGCGACGTCATCCATCATCCGATCCAGTGCGCCGCGCCGTGGCTCTCCAATGCCGCCGACGTCGATCCGGCCGCGGCACTCGCAACGCGGCTGGCGCTGCTGGAGGAGCTTGCGGACACGCCGAGCTATCTGCTCACCGGCCATTTCCCGGCACCGACCGCGGGCCGCGTCGTCAGGCACGGCGAAGCCTATCGCTTTCGTTTCGAGGATTAG
- a CDS encoding ABC transporter substrate-binding protein has protein sequence MARFDRLRLLAACILLPLLAAGAASAQGAKYDSGADDKTIKIGTTAPLSGPVSAFAQIAKSAEAYFRKVNDEGGVNGRPIQMIIADDAYSPPKTVEQTRRLVESEEVLLIFGGVGTPTNSAVHKYLNDRKVPQLFLGSGAAKWDDPKNFPWTVGWQPTYRDEAIAYARYIKASHANAKVGVLYQNDDLGKDYLKALEEGLGGGEAIVARAAYETSAPTVDTQILQMKTAGADVVLVAATPKFAAQAIRKIGEIGWKPTTIISNVSASISGVLEPAGKDNSTGVISSQYLKDATDPALKDDAGYKEWLGFMEKYMPEANKSDWLNVYGYTIAQTLVTVLKASGNDLTRANVMKQATTMKDVRLPMLINGTAVSNSPERHTPMTSLQLIRYDGTRWVPFGDLLKN, from the coding sequence ATGGCGCGCTTTGACCGCCTTCGCCTGCTTGCGGCCTGCATCCTCCTGCCGCTGCTCGCAGCCGGCGCCGCCTCTGCCCAAGGCGCAAAATACGATTCCGGCGCCGACGACAAGACCATCAAGATCGGCACCACCGCGCCGTTGAGCGGACCGGTGTCAGCCTTCGCGCAGATCGCGAAATCTGCGGAGGCTTACTTCCGCAAGGTGAACGACGAGGGTGGCGTCAACGGGCGGCCCATCCAGATGATCATCGCTGACGATGCCTATAGCCCACCCAAGACGGTGGAGCAGACCCGCCGCCTGGTGGAGAGCGAAGAGGTGCTCTTAATCTTCGGCGGTGTCGGCACGCCGACCAACAGCGCCGTGCACAAATATCTCAACGACCGCAAGGTGCCGCAGCTTTTCCTCGGGTCGGGCGCGGCGAAGTGGGACGATCCCAAGAACTTTCCGTGGACCGTCGGCTGGCAGCCGACCTATCGCGACGAGGCGATCGCCTACGCCAGATACATCAAGGCCAGCCACGCCAACGCGAAGGTCGGCGTGCTCTACCAGAACGACGACCTCGGCAAGGACTATCTGAAGGCGCTGGAGGAAGGGCTCGGCGGCGGCGAAGCGATCGTCGCGCGTGCAGCCTACGAGACCTCGGCGCCGACCGTCGACACCCAGATCCTGCAAATGAAGACCGCCGGCGCCGACGTGGTGCTGGTGGCGGCCACGCCGAAATTCGCCGCGCAGGCGATCCGCAAGATCGGCGAGATCGGCTGGAAGCCTACGACCATCATCTCCAACGTCTCGGCGTCGATCAGCGGCGTGCTGGAGCCGGCCGGCAAGGACAATTCCACCGGCGTCATCTCCAGCCAATATCTAAAGGACGCGACTGATCCCGCGCTGAAGGACGATGCCGGATACAAGGAATGGCTGGGCTTTATGGAGAAGTACATGCCTGAGGCCAACAAGAGCGACTGGCTCAACGTCTATGGCTATACCATCGCGCAGACGCTGGTGACGGTGCTCAAGGCATCAGGCAACGACCTCACCCGCGCCAATGTAATGAAGCAAGCGACCACCATGAAAGACGTGCGCCTGCCGATGCTGATCAACGGCACCGCGGTCAGCAATTCGCCCGAGCGGCATACGCCGATGACGAGCCTCCAGCTCATTCGCTACGACGGCACGCGCTGGGTGCCGTTCGGCGACCTCCTGAAGAACTGA
- a CDS encoding SDR family NAD(P)-dependent oxidoreductase yields MAETESKPERYVRPPSAESLGEAPGRERLKGRRILIVGGGQRVFDAATDPIGNGRAMSILCAREGAKVAVADLNRSSAEVTVKRITDEGGEAFAIAADVTSEADVTRMIEEAHRAMGGLDGMVLNIGTFGKVGLDNVSPEEWNRIYDVNVRGPMLCCRAAMPRFDDGGAIVFISSIAALKAGSQMAVYDSSKAALGGLMRNIAHHGARRGIRANLVYPGLVDTPNGREAGAGRPSRGKGPIPFGRQATAWEIAYAVLFFLADESVYVTAQTLAVDSGLSGM; encoded by the coding sequence ATGGCGGAGACCGAGAGCAAGCCGGAGCGCTATGTCCGTCCGCCCAGCGCGGAATCCCTGGGCGAGGCGCCGGGCAGGGAACGGCTGAAGGGGCGTCGCATCCTGATCGTCGGCGGCGGTCAACGCGTGTTCGACGCCGCCACCGATCCGATCGGCAACGGCCGCGCCATGAGCATCCTCTGTGCGCGCGAAGGCGCGAAGGTTGCGGTGGCCGATCTCAACCGCAGCTCTGCCGAAGTGACGGTGAAGCGCATCACCGATGAGGGAGGAGAAGCTTTTGCGATTGCGGCTGACGTCACGTCCGAAGCCGACGTTACGCGCATGATCGAGGAAGCTCATCGCGCCATGGGCGGGCTCGACGGCATGGTGCTGAACATCGGCACCTTCGGCAAGGTCGGGCTCGATAACGTCAGCCCCGAGGAGTGGAACAGGATCTACGACGTCAACGTCCGCGGCCCCATGTTGTGCTGCCGCGCGGCGATGCCGAGATTCGACGATGGCGGCGCCATCGTCTTCATCTCTTCCATCGCGGCGCTGAAGGCGGGATCGCAGATGGCGGTGTATGATTCCTCGAAAGCCGCGCTCGGCGGCCTGATGCGCAACATCGCCCATCACGGCGCGCGCCGCGGCATTCGCGCCAATCTCGTGTATCCCGGCCTCGTCGACACCCCCAACGGCCGCGAAGCCGGTGCCGGCCGCCCCTCGCGCGGCAAGGGTCCCATCCCCTTCGGCCGCCAGGCCACGGCCTGGGAGATCGCCTATGCCGTGCTGTTCTTCCTGGCGGACGAAAGCGTCTACGTCACCGCGCAGACGCTTGCGGTGGATAGCGGCTTGAGCGGGATGTGA
- a CDS encoding Bug family tripartite tricarboxylate transporter substrate binding protein encodes MKLSTVTLSLLALLSAASPARAEDPAAYPSRKIRMLLPYAAGGGGDVVGRLLADKMGKLLGQTIYIENHTGAAGTLGTQMVATSPNDGYTITVGGMTTHVLAPAIYPKLSYDSIKDFTTIGRVGTSSIMLVATKTFPANDIKELIALAKKGEPVQYGSWGVGSTGQFCAEILMQQTGIKMDHVPFNGIAKLAGDLLGGHISLATLDVATATPLVKDGSLKALAACGERSPSLPDIASYKEQGVPFDRSLSWAMYAPAGVAPPIAQKLSAALKDALGDTVVKEKLLGLGITAHFVPGNEQRDINARDIAAWKQVAKDAGIEVK; translated from the coding sequence ATGAAGCTCAGCACCGTCACGCTCTCTTTGCTCGCATTGCTTTCGGCGGCATCGCCGGCGCGCGCCGAGGATCCGGCCGCCTACCCCTCGCGCAAGATCAGGATGCTGCTGCCCTATGCAGCCGGCGGCGGCGGCGACGTGGTCGGCCGGCTGCTCGCCGACAAGATGGGCAAACTACTCGGACAGACCATTTATATCGAGAACCACACGGGCGCGGCCGGCACGCTCGGCACGCAGATGGTGGCGACGTCGCCCAACGACGGCTACACCATCACCGTCGGCGGCATGACCACTCACGTGCTGGCGCCCGCGATCTATCCCAAGCTGTCCTACGATTCGATCAAGGATTTCACCACGATCGGGCGCGTCGGGACGTCCTCGATCATGCTGGTGGCCACCAAGACCTTCCCGGCCAACGACATCAAGGAACTGATCGCGCTCGCCAAGAAGGGCGAGCCGGTCCAGTACGGCAGCTGGGGCGTCGGCTCGACCGGGCAGTTCTGCGCCGAAATCCTGATGCAGCAGACCGGCATCAAGATGGACCACGTGCCGTTCAACGGCATCGCCAAGCTGGCCGGCGACCTGCTCGGCGGCCACATCTCGCTGGCGACGCTCGACGTGGCGACCGCGACGCCGCTGGTGAAGGACGGCTCGCTCAAGGCGCTGGCCGCCTGCGGCGAGCGGTCGCCGAGCCTGCCCGATATCGCCAGCTACAAGGAGCAGGGCGTGCCGTTCGACCGCAGCCTGTCCTGGGCGATGTATGCGCCCGCCGGCGTCGCGCCGCCCATCGCACAGAAATTGTCGGCGGCCTTGAAGGACGCGCTCGGCGATACCGTAGTGAAGGAGAAGCTGCTCGGGCTCGGCATCACCGCGCACTTCGTCCCAGGCAATGAGCAGCGCGACATCAATGCACGCGACATCGCAGCCTGGAAGCAGGTTGCCAAGGACGCCGGCATCGAGGTCAAGTGA